One window from the genome of Salvia splendens isolate huo1 chromosome 9, SspV2, whole genome shotgun sequence encodes:
- the LOC121748180 gene encoding uncharacterized protein LOC121748180 yields the protein MEITAFNGSPVTRRWRKRGYNRLSPPNRRSLKVVRLNSSKRSWRLRLTPKLRLVRLASPMKLWCRFKNAYMKMMLKFANIAGTSGAANTAFGANRIPKARDAPMEYSRTEFENRLVLEIYKSMVASLELGYNK from the coding sequence ATGGAAATAACGGCGTTCAACGGGAGCCCGGTGACGAGGAGGTGGAGGAAGAGAGGATACAACCGGCTGTCGCCGCCAAACCGAAGAAGCCTGAAAGTGGTGAGGCTGAACAGCTCAAAGCGGTCATGGAGGCTGCGGCTGACGCCGAAGCTGCGGCTGGTGAGGCTGGCGTCACCGATGAAGCTGTGGTGCAGATTCAAGAACGCCTACATGAAGATGATGCTTAAATTCGCCAACATCGCAGGCACCTCCGGCGCAGCCAACACGGCCTTCGGCGCCAACAGAATCCCCAAAGCTCGGGATGCTCCCATGGAGTATTCGAGGACCGAGTTCGAGAACCGCCTCGTGCTCGAGATTTATAAGTCCATGGTGGCTTCGCTTGAACTCGGCTACAACAAGTAG
- the LOC121746517 gene encoding LEAF RUST 10 DISEASE-RESISTANCE LOCUS RECEPTOR-LIKE PROTEIN KINASE-like 1.4, which produces MPLLLLLPALLFAAAHCQTDSYPNCDRTFSCGSITNVTFPFHGGDRPSHCGIPDFALTCRTGNTTDLAGTFRVLHLDQNQKSLLLARSDLYNNTCPSQFRNVTLNTSYFTYNTLPQNEQLTMVYGCNTSDFNSTGRNTTDLGIGRDNRIKCNSTNSNLSSAFYWVGPLPIDPILKIMTCNISLNVPMLKIAGDRLTNSTLSLGEALMQGFHVSYSVRDERLCSQCKNLGGQCGFTDQLICICGDRVCPFPLTLPPAPSPEDAPDGNRNRERSIGLFIAGAILTGVGLGWLIFHCRQKRKQKLALMSSQTSSKDIRSSPSMRGLLSLPSNHYTKSMPSYPSTKSDFGRESSEFGVQVFSCAELEEATNKFDRSRELGDGGFGTVYYGVLSDGRVVAVKRLYENNFKRAEQFINEIEILTRLRHQYLVTLYGCTSRRSQELLLVYEYVPNGTVADHLHGKRAKSGLLSWPIRLQIAVETADALAYLHKSDIIHRDVKTTNILLDNDFHVKVADFGLSRLFPNDVTHVSTAPQGTPGYVDPEYYQCYQLTEKSDVYSFGVVLIELISSLPAVDTNRHRHDINLSNMAINKIQNHTLHELVDSSLEFNTNGSVRRMVTLVAELAFRCLQQEKDMRPSMQEVLDALNGIKDEGSNAHKVEIVDLCMDDDAGLLRVA; this is translated from the exons ATGcccctcctcctccttctccccGCCCTCCTCTTCGCCGCGGCGCATTGCCAGACCGACTCCTACCCCAACTGCGACCGCACCTTCTCCTGCGGCTCCATCACCAACGTAACATTCCCCTTCCACGGCGGCGACCGCCCCTCCCACTGCGGAATCCCCGATTTCGCCCTCACCTGCCGTACCGGAAACACCACCGACCTCGCCGGCACCTTCCGCGTCCTCCACCTCGATCAGAATCAGAAATCGCTCCTCCTCGCCCGCTCCGATCTCTACAACAACACTTGCCCTTCCCAATTCCGCAACGTAACCCTAAACACCTCTTATTTCACATACAACACTCTCCCCCAAAACGAGCAACTCACTATGGTATACGGCTGCAACACATCCGACTTCAATTCGACGGGGAGAAACACGACGGATTTGGGAATCGGGCGAGACAATCGCATCAAGTGCAATTCCACTAATTCTAATCTCTCGAGCGCGTTTTATTGGGTCGGGCCACTTCCCATCGATCCGATTCTGAAAATCATGACCTGCAACATTAGTCTGAATGTGCCGATGTTGAAGATCGCCGGCGATCGGCTGACGAACTCCACGCTGAGCCTTGGGGAGGCGTTGATGCAGGGTTTCCACGTCAGTTACAGCGTGCGGGATGAGAGATTGTGCTCCCAATGCAAAAATTTGGGCGGGCAATGCGGGTTTACGGATCAGCTCATTTGCATTTGCGGCGACAGGGTTTGTCCTTTTCCTTTGACGCTCCCGCCGGCACCTAGTCCCGAGGATGCTCCAGACG GAAACCGAAATAGGGAAAGGAGTATAG GTCTTTTCATAGCAGGTGCAATTCTTACCGGTGTTGGCCTGGGATGGTTGATTTTCCATTGTAGGCAAAAGAGGAAGCAGAAGCTTGCATTGATGTCCTCTCAGACCTCAAGCAAGGATATTCGTTCTTCTCCTTCAATGAGAGGCCTCCTTTCCTTGCCTTCAAATCATTACACCAAAAGCATGCCTTCCTATCCATCTACAAAGTCGGACTTTGGTAGGGAAAGTTCAGAATTTGGGGTGCAGGTCTTCAGCTGCGCCGAACTTGAAGAAGCCACAAACAAATTTGATCGTTCAAGAGAACTTGGAGATGGTGGATTTGGTACTGTATACTATG GGGTGCTTTCTGATGGTCGAGTAGTTGCAGTTAAGCGCTTATACGAGAACAATTTCAAGCGCGCAGAGCAGTTCATAAATGAGATTGAGATTCTGACTCGGTTAAGGCACCAATACCTTGTGACACTCTATGGTTGCACTTCTAGGAGAAGCCAGGAGCTACTGCTGGTGTATGAATATGTACCGAATGGGACAGTGgcagatcatctgcatggaaaacGTGCCAAATCGGGCTTGCTATCTTGGCCTATTAGGTTACAAATTGCTGTGGAAACAGCTGATGCATTAGCTTATCTACATAAATCAGATATCATACACCGGGATGTCAAAACCACCAACATTCTTCTGGACAATGATTTCCATGTAAAAGTTGCTGATTTTGGGTTGTCGAGGCTATTCCCCAACGACGTAACTCATGTGTCGACTGCTCCACAAGGGACTCCCGGCTATGTGGACCCTGAGTACTACCAGTGCTACCAACTCACAGAGAAGAGCGACGTGTACAGCTTTGGGGTTGTGCTAATTGAGCTCATATCATCACTGCCGGCAGTAGATACCAACAGGCATCGCCATGACATCAATTTATCAAACATGGCTATCAACAAGATTCAAAACCATACATTGCACGAGCTGGTTGATTCAAGTCTTGAATTCAACACGAATGGTTCCGTGAGAAGGATGGTTACGTTGGTTGCAGAATTGGCTTTCAGATGTCTGCAGCAGGAGAAGGATATGAGACCATCGATGCAAGAAGTGCTGGATGCTTTGAACGGGATCAAGGATGAAGGCTCGAATGCGCATAAGGTGGAAATTGTCGACCTGTGCATGGATGACGATGCCGGTCTACTCAGGGTAGCATGA
- the LOC121747361 gene encoding putative glutamine amidotransferase GAT1_2.1, whose amino-acid sequence MAAADLSVILPRVLIVSRRSVRKNKFVDFVGEYHLDLIVSYGAVPVIVPRVTGVNMLLESFEPIHGVLLCEGEDIDPSHYEADASNLSPEELEEIRRLHTSDTAIDKEKDAIELGLAKLCLERNIPYLGICRGSQILNVACGGTLYQDIGKEVSRNVAQDERVVHMDYDNYDGHRHPVRIVDGTPLHQWFNDSLDGDGNGEGEKEIWVNSYHHQGVKKLAQRFVPMAFAPDGLIEGFYDPDAYNPEDGKFIMGLQFHPERMRKPESDEFDYPGCPFAYKEFAKAVLAYQKKLNSMTSAPKLDVEMEKKRNIIVRSFSLARNLYQGGGGAKESDLEAGAEFLESNRALSVQQETRLKQMGATVRNASSYLERLRLSEEREKQARNVIGKMSVEQLSDLTAFYHMMGKICSEVLETKVQGIVNL is encoded by the exons ATGGCTGCTGCTGATCTCTCTGTTATCTTGCCTCGCGTTCTCATCGTCTCCAGACGCAGCGTTCGTAAAAACAAGTTCGTCGATTTCGTCG GGGAATACCATCTAGATCTGATAGTGAGCTATGGCGCGGTTCCGGTAATCGTGCCGCGAGTGACGGGGGTGAACATGCTTCTGGAGAGCTTCGAGCCCATCCATGGCGTCCTCCTCTGCGAAGGCGAAGACATCGATCCCTCTCACTACGAAGCCGACGCCTCCAACCTCTCCCCCGAGGAATTGGAGGAAATCCGAAGGCTACACACCAGCGACACCGCTATTGACAAAGAGAAGGACGCAATCGAGCTCGGATTAGCCAAGCTCTGCCTCGAGAGGAACATTCCCTACTTGGGAATCTGCAGGGGATCTCAGATTCTCAACGTGGCCTGCGGTGGCACCTTGTATCAAGACATTGGGAAGGAAGTGTCGAGAAATGTGGCGCAGGATGAAAGGGTTGTGCACATGGACTATGATAACTACGACGGCCACCGCCATCCGGTGAGGATCGTGGACGGAACCCCTCTGCATCAATGGTTTAATGACTCTTTGGATGGTGATGGTAATGGTGAGGGTGAGAAGGAGATTTGGGTGAATAGCTACCACCATCAAGGGGTGAAGAAGCTGGCGCAGAGGTTCGTGCCGATGGCGTTTGCTCCCGATGGTTTGATCGAAGGGTTTTACGATCCGGATGCTTATAATCCGGAGGATGGGAAGTTTATAATGGGGCTGCAGTTTCATCCTGAGAGAATGAGGAAGCCGGAATCCGATGAATTCGACTACCCTGGCTGCCCTTTTGCTTATAAG GAGTTTGCGAAGGCGGTTTTGGCTTATCAGAAGAAGCTGAATAGCATGACAAGTGCTCCTAAGCTTGAtgtggagatggagaagaaaagGAATATTATTGTGAGGAGCTTTTCACTTGCAAGGAACTTGTATCAAGGTGGGGGTGGGGCCAAGGAATCAGACCTCGAGGCTGGAGCAGAGTTTCTTGAG TCGAATAGGGCGTTGAGCGTGCAGCAGGAGACGAGGCTGAAGCAGATGGGGGCGACGGTGAGGAATGCGTCGTCGTACTTGGAGAGGCTGAGGCTGAGCGAGGAGAGGGAGAAGCAGGCGAGGAATGTGATAGGGAAGATGTCGGTGGAGCAGTTGTCGGATCTGACGGCGTTCTACCATATGATGGGGAAGATATGCTCGGAGGTGTTGGAGACGAAGGTGCAGGGCATTGTCAACTTGTGA